The Anabrus simplex isolate iqAnaSimp1 chromosome 1, ASM4041472v1, whole genome shotgun sequence genome window below encodes:
- the LOC136873667 gene encoding hexamerin produces the protein MRQKNVIQLLIRPHQMNMFEEQAEIGNSYELEANLKHYRNPQEVKRFLSLYKHGHMLPRGEVFSVLYKEHVYQLERVFDLLFLAKDYDTFFKTACWARDRINHGMFVLAFSVAVIQRDDTRDIILPPPYEVYPELFVDTTVIQQAYEARMRNQKGPVIIYHNFTSNINNYHDLLNYFTEDVGLSTYNTYLNYEYPIWMDLHKYGMTVQRRGEIFYYTRQQLLARYQMERLSNGLPGVETFHVNIHKPVMAGLNPHLRYRNGQEVPIRPEGMSVRDNDIAAIEEVKNIERRIQDAIDSGTFLQQTAEGPKRVFLKDLDVMDVLGNIIQGNKCSLNRKYFKSIYAMVLSLYGHMVDPKHTYGVAPGALEHFETAIRDPVYFGITKRVVQFFEMYKNQLKSYTRDELVVPGVKIESVDVDKIITYFDDFEFNLNNAMDVSTLEEAEQLDIRVRQQRLNHKPISAHITVNSEKNMKVLVRAYVAPKFDYLGRELTLDEKRHYMVELDRFPYEVVAGQNVIERNSRDSNAIVHDQLITSVLLKKVNDALEGKEPLYIGSTYRHCGFPERLLMPRGTKDGLPLTLYVVLTPYEAQDLNFHPSVISCGPGINYQDVDNKSLGYPFDRIIYEPHNFAIPNFYEKDIMVFHRTQEEINKA, from the exons ATGAGGCAGAAGAATGTCATCCAGCTCCTCATCCGGCCACATCAGATGAACATGTTCGAGGAGCAGGCTGAAATTGGAAACTCGTACGAATTGGAAGCTAATCTCAAACACTACCGCAACCCTCAAGAGGTGAAGCGTTTCTTATCCCTTTACAAGCACGGACACATGCTGCCCCGAGGGGAGGTGTTTTCTGTTTTGTATAAGGAGCATGTGTACCAACTGGAGCGTGTCTTTGACTTGCTGTTTCTGGCAAAGGACTACGACACTTTCTTCAAGACAGCCTGCTGGGCTCGTGATCGTATCAATCACGGTATGTTCGTGCTCGCCTTCTCTGTAGCCGTGATCCAGCGTGATGACACTCGTGATATCATCCTCCCACCCCCCTATGAGGTGTACCCTGAGTTGTTCGTGGACACCACTGTCATCCAGCAGGCGTATGAAGCTCGTATGAGGAACCAGAAAGGCCCTGTCATAATCTATCACAATTTCACGAGCAACATCAACAACTACCACGACCTCCTCAACTACTTCACCGAGGATGTAGGACTGAGTACATACAACACCTACCTCAACTATGAGTACCCCATCTGGATGGACCTCCACAAGTACGGCATGACTGTACAGCGCCGTGGAGAGATCTTCTACTACACTCGTCAACAACTCCTGGCGCGGTACCAGATGGAGCGTCTGTCAAATGGACTGCCTGGTGTTGAGACCTTCCACGTTAACATACATAAACCAGTCATG GCTGGTCTGAATCCTCACCTACGATACAGAAATGGGCAGGAGGTTCCAATTCGTCCCGAAGGAATGTCTGTTCGAGACAATGACATTGCAGCGATCGAAGAAGTGAAGAACATAGAAAGGAGGATACAGGATGCCATCGACAGTGGAACTTTTCTCCAG caaACCGCCGAAGGACCTAAGAGAGTGTTCTTGAAGGATCTCGATGTGATGGACGTTCTTGGGAACATAATTCAAGGCAACAAGTGCTCACTGAACAGGAAGTATTTCAAGTCGATCTATGCTATGGTGCTCTCTCTGTATGGGCACATGGTTGACCCTAAACACACCTATGGA GTTGCCCCTGGAGCTCTTGAGCACTTCGAGACAGCGATAAGAGACCCCGTCTACTTCGGCATCACAAAGCGTGTGGTTCAGTTCTTTGAGATGTACAAGAACCAGCTGAAGAGCTACACCCGTGATGAG CTCGTCgttcctggagtgaaaatagagTCCGTGGACGTCGATAAGATTATCACTTACTTCGATGACTTTGAGTTCAACCTGAACAATGCCATGGATGTGAGCACCCTTGAGGAGGCCGAGCAGTTGGACATACGTGTTCGTCAGCAGCGCCTGAACCACAAGCCAATCAGCGCTCACATCACAGTAAACAGTGAGAAGAACATGAAGGTACTGGTGCGTGCCTATGTGGCTCCAAAGTTCGATTATCTGGGTCGTGAGTTGACCTTGGACGAGAAGAGACATTATATGGTAGAACTGGACCGCTTCCCCTACGAAG TTGTTGCAGGCCAGAACGTGATTGAACGTAACAGTCGCGACTCCAACGCAATTGTCCACGATCAGCTCATCACCAGCGTTCTGTTGAAGAAGGTGAACGATGCTCTGGAAGGAAAAGAACCCCTATACATTGGCTCT ACGTACCGCCACTGTGGATTCCCCGAGCGTCTGCTCATGCCTCGTGGAACGAAGGATGGACTTCCCCTAACACTATACGTTGTGCTTACACCCTATGAGGCGCAAGACCTCAACTTTCACCCCTCCGTCATCTCCTGCGGACCTGGTATCAACTATCAGGACGTGGACAACAAGTCTCTGGGATACCCATTTGATCGTATCATCTACGAGCCCCACAACTTTGCTATCCCCAACTTCTACGAGAAGGacatcatggtgttccacaggacCCAGGAGGAGATTAACAAAGCCTAA